One window from the genome of Nicotiana tomentosiformis chromosome 5, ASM39032v3, whole genome shotgun sequence encodes:
- the LOC138891978 gene encoding uncharacterized protein — MTWKEFADAFLEHFLPIKVLEAKALEFERLKQNEMSVNKYYLKFISLTKYAPEMVHDMRARVRRFVLGLLDDLFVDANIVAQTNDMTITKMVAFVQGNEDSLKEEERLQREKDREFNKRAKSVGSFSHGGF; from the coding sequence ATGACTTGGAAGGAGTTTGCAGATGCATTTCTTGAGCATTTTCTACCCATTAAGGTCTTGGAAGCTAAGGCTTTAGAGTTTGAGAGACTCAAACAGAATGAGATGAGTGTGAATAAGTACTACCTCAAGTTCATCTCTCTGACCAAGTATGCTCCGGAAATGGTACATGATATGAGGGCCAGAGTTAGGCGATTTGTGTTGGGGCTTTTAGATGACTTGTTTGTTGATGCTAATATAGTTGCTCAGACCAATGACATGACCATTACTAAGATGGTTGCCTTTGTTCAAGGGAACGAAGACAGTCTGAAGGAAGAAGAGCGGCTACAGAGAGAGAAGGACAGGGAATTCAACAAGAGAGCTAAGTCTGTAGGAAGTTTCAGCCATGGGGGATTTTAA